The nucleotide sequence AGAAGCTCCTGAAATGAGAAAACTGATTGAGAAAGAACATGAACACAAACAAAAGAATTTGTTTCAACATTTCAAATTATACTCTGTTGTCTACATATTCAGTACTAGACCCTAGATTGTACAGTATGAACTTTTATTGGATTTCCATGAATTGCACAACAGAACTATACACCTGTATAATCTGGTTCAAAAAGTATGACTTAAGAAAGTACAAATTATACATGCTCATTTGGATGTTTGTATCACTTATAATATGAAGCATCGAAAGTACTACGATATCAACATGTATGGAGGTAGTCTGAAGTGTCCAGATATTTGAGCACCTTAACTCTGTAAATCTTGAATTGTAAACAGATGTTTTCGCTGAAGGAAGTTTAGTACATTTTTTGCGAGTTCCAAATAGTCATTTTTCTAAGAGTAATTAATTTTTTAAGAAAAATGTTCCAGTCCTAGCTTTACAATTATCTTCCGGGCATCCTGGTTCAATCATAGATAAAGAGACTCCTCACCTCTGAGATGTTACTTCAGCACACCCTTCTTTTGGCATCTCTTGGATTTTTAATgtgagttctttgtgttcttcctTGAGTATTATGGGATCTTCCTCATCTTTACTCTTATCTTTTTTCCTCTTTACCTTAAGCTTTTCAAATTTTCTTTTGAATTCTTCCTTCGTGCTCACTTTAACCTATGAAAAGACGACTCAGTTTATTACCAAACATTATAGAGAAAGTGAGTACAGAGATACCATCCAAAACGTGGATCTTAATACAAAATGGTTATGAGAAACGTATATGTTGTGAGACAAGGGGATAAAAGTCATTAGTGATGATAGGCCAGGGGAGGGGGGGGGCATGTTTACTTACATTGAGCAATGCTTCGAgagatgtgatccgatgacagctTGATTCTACAGAAGTATAGTGAAATAATGGTATGTCAATTGGAGATAATGCAACTACATGAAACTTTGGAACACATGATGTACTGATGTACATATAATATTAAATAAGTTACAACTGGTTTGAGGCTATATTTAATTGATAATTGGCAACCCTCCAATACAAGTGCACCAGACATTGGCAAACTGACCACCTGGATATGCTCAGTTCACCCAAAAATTCAAGCACACGAGAAAGAGACAGATAAGGAACTCTCATGGTCAATCAATTCCTCAATTACTGTAAATGTTTTTAGATTTAAAATGCTAAAAAACGACAATGACATACTTGCAGCAGTTCCAATTACTAAAGGGTTGAAGAGTTTCAAAAAAACATACTTGATGAAAAGTTGCAATACATTAACTTGAATACTAGTGAACTGCAGAGATTACCCCAGTCTATACTCTTTCTCGGAAGTGTATGTTAGAATTTTGTTAAATATCTTACTTCTTGGTCTAAATTTTTACTTACTACTTTATGAAAAAAATCATATAAGGACTGCAATGTTTTTACTGTAAAATTTCGGGGTGAAATGTCCTACTTAAATTGGATGAGAAATCAT is from Triticum aestivum cultivar Chinese Spring chromosome 3A, IWGSC CS RefSeq v2.1, whole genome shotgun sequence and encodes:
- the LOC123059684 gene encoding uncharacterized protein; amino-acid sequence: MGVEIKSVRGESVQEGITSPFLVKVRLGEESSCHRITSLEALLNVKVSTKEEFKRKFEKLKVKRKKDKSKDEEDPIILKEEHKELTLKIQEMPKEGCAEVTSQRPQLSQSTRFRLVIENNVSRTIYKKETVRMVKVT